Proteins encoded in a region of the Quercus lobata isolate SW786 chromosome 8, ValleyOak3.0 Primary Assembly, whole genome shotgun sequence genome:
- the LOC115957595 gene encoding uncharacterized protein LOC115957595 isoform X2: MYVTRPLSMFQKNPSALSWPPPEGPNSGILVIEDEEAEQQYTCFGLCKSDELKDLPFPQNKNLKLRYSSGGGESENVSYFYANLIPVLNQPLSSNRYYVIKRRGSHKGEAYQNSKEDDMGNCFCFKYVSDVTPKPLDPNDIHQQFEIHRIEKGCQGGGFVAKPITPDGFPPKFLGRKGWEVHTSTPSNFRLGNALGLDSALRARLPEFNFPLSCMSSQPVVVGKWYSPFMFIKEGTLKNQISTSMYYELTLEQKWEQIFACENNGSQGNVVDVDVVLPREVVSVAGREVVDVKVVNGIMWFKGCSIEGQERSVGLSLEVFERMKWEQERVGWVGGSDIQMSLKRVEEFGGTGRWGKFGCYILAERFVLKRMDGSRVLTYEFNHINKIQSKWE, encoded by the exons atgtatgtgACAAGGCCTCTCTCTATGTTCCAAAAGAATCCTTCGGCACTCTCATGGCCACCCCCTGAAGGTCCAAATtctggtattttggtcatcGAAGATGAAGAAGCCGAGCAGCAGTATACTTGTTTTGGATTGTGTAAGAGTGATGAGCTCAAGGACTTGCCTTTCCCTCAGAACAAGAACCTAAAGCTTCGCTATTCATCAGGCGGTGGCGAGAGCGAAAATGTTTCTTATTTTTACGCAAACTTAATCCCAGTTCTTAATCAGCCGTTGTCTTCCAATCGGTACTATGTCATAAAGAGACGTGGAAGCCATAAAGG GGAAGCGTATCAAAATTCTAAGGAGGACGATATGGGAAACTGCTTTTGCTTCAAGTATGTTAGTGATGTAACACCAAAACCTTTGGATCCCAATGACATACACCAGCAATTTGAGATTCATCGGATCGAAAAAGGATGTCAAGGAGGTGGTTTTGTTGCCAAACCTATAACACCGGATGGGTTTCCTCCAAAGTTCCTCGGAAGAAAAGGGTGGGAAGTGCATACCTCAACTCCTAGCAATTTTCGATTAGGTAATGCACTAGGCCTAGATAGTGCCCTCCGTGCTCGCCTTCCAGAATTCAACTTCCCGCTATCATGTATGAGTTCTCAACCAGTGGTTGTGGGAAAGTGGTATTCTCCTTTTATGTTTATTAAGGAAGGAACATTGAAAAACCAAATTAGTACATCAATGTATTACGAGCTGACGCTTGAGCAAAAGTGGGAACAAATATTTGCATGTGAAAATAATGGGAGCCAAGGCAATGTTGTTGATGTGGATGTTGTTCTTCCAAGAGAAGTGGTTTCAGTTGCTGGGAGGGAAGTTGTGGATGTAAAAGTGGTCAATGGAATAATGTGGTTCAAGGGTTGTAGTATAGAGGGACAAGAAAGAAGTGTGGGATTGAGCTTGGAAGTTTTTGAGAGAATGAAGTGGGAGCAGGAAAGGGTTGGATGGGTTGGGGGGAGTGACATACAAATGAGCTTGaaaagagtagaggaatttggaggaACGGGTAGGTGGGGGAAATTTGGTTGTTATATTTTGGCAGAGAGATTTGTGCTAAAGCGAATGGATGGAAGCCGGGTATTAACTTATGAATTCAACCACATTAACAAGATTCAAAGCAAATGGGAATGA
- the LOC115956591 gene encoding uncharacterized protein LOC115956591 — MKTLVNGAGAASATSTSNSCEERNPETDLQFSLDYDCMNGQEAYQNSKEDDMGNCFCFKYVSDVTPKPLDPNDIHQQFEIHRIERGCQGGGFVAKPITPDGFPPKFLGRKGWEVHTSTPSNFRLGNALGLDSALRARLPKFNFPLSCTSSQPVVVGKWYSPFMFIKEGTLKDQISTSMYYELTLEQKWEQIFACENNGSQGNVVDVDVVLPREVVSVAGREVMDVKVVNGIMWFKGCSIEGQERSVGLSLEVFERMKWEQERVGWVGGSDIQVSLKRVEGFGGTGRWGKFGCYILAERFVLKQMDGSRVLTYEFNHINKIQSKWE; from the exons ATGAAGACGCTAGTGAATGGTGCCGGAGCTGCCTCCGCCACGTCAACATCCAATTCCTGCGAag AAAGAAACCCAGAAACCGATCTCCAATTCAGCCTAGACTACGATTGCATGAATGGGCA GGAAGCATATCAAAATTCTAAGGAGGACGATATGGGAAACTGCTTTTGCTTCAAGTATGTTAGTGATGTAACACCAAAACCTTTGGATCCCAACGACATACACCAGCAATTTGAGATTCATCGGATCGAAAGAGGATGTCAAGGGGGTGGTTTTGTTGCCAAACCTATAACACCGGATGGGTTTCCTCCAAAGTTCCTTGGAAGAAAAGGGTGGGAAGTGCATACCTCAACTCCTAGCAATTTTCGATTAGGTAATGCACTAGGCCTAGATAGTGCCCTCCGTGCTCGCCTTCCAAAATTCAACTTCCCGCTATCATGTACGAGTTCTCAACCAGTGGTTGTGGGAAAGTGGTATTCTCCTTTTATGTTTATTAAGGAAGGAACATTGAAAGACCAAATTAGTACATCAATGTATTACGAGCTGACGCTTGAGCAAAAGTGGGAACAAATATTTGCATGTGAAAATAATGGGAGCCAAGGCAATGTTGTTGATGTGGATGTTGTTCTTCCAAGAGAAGTGGTTTCAGTTGCTGGGAGGGAAGTTATGGATGTAAAAGTGGTCAATGGAATAATGTGGTTCAAGGGTTGTAGTATAGAGGGACAAGAAAGAAGTGTGGGATTGAGCTTGGAAGTTTTTGAGAGAATGAAGTGGGAGCAGGAAAGGGTTGGATGGGTTGGGGGGAGTGACATACAAGTGAGCTTGAAAAGAGTAGAGGGATTTGGAGGAACGGGTAGGTGGGGGAAATTTGGTTGTTATATTTTGGCAGAGAGATTTGTGCTAAAGCAAATGGACGGAAGCCGGGTATTAACTTATGAATTCAACCACATTAACAAGATTCAAAGCAAATGGGAATGA